A stretch of Schaalia odontolytica DNA encodes these proteins:
- a CDS encoding C40 family peptidase, translating to MKTIKPAPRHRMARRPLTDSVVEGMNVSGAARPIAFASAAGVALTAIAAGVANAAPATPQSEPQSADLNTTTVAVDDVTTVEVPDIEWTAEEDVTASATAEAPAPAPAAATPAADQSDSAASRSESRADETADTSARQAALNAAGGSIVATALGLTGIPYVYGGESVNGLDCSGLVKYAYAAAGIPLPHSSSAQTAGGTIVSDPQPGDIVSYPGHVAIYIGGGQMVEATVPGRLSQVSPVRPGATYVRY from the coding sequence GTGAAGACTATTAAGCCTGCTCCGCGTCACCGCATGGCACGTCGCCCGCTGACCGACTCGGTCGTTGAGGGTATGAACGTTTCCGGCGCCGCCCGTCCGATCGCTTTCGCGTCGGCCGCCGGTGTTGCGCTGACCGCGATTGCCGCCGGCGTTGCGAACGCCGCCCCGGCGACCCCCCAGTCTGAGCCGCAGAGCGCTGACCTCAACACGACGACCGTCGCCGTCGATGATGTGACCACCGTTGAGGTCCCGGACATCGAATGGACCGCTGAAGAGGACGTCACAGCTTCCGCGACCGCCGAGGCTCCCGCGCCGGCCCCCGCTGCCGCGACCCCCGCCGCCGATCAGTCCGACTCGGCCGCTTCCCGCTCGGAGTCTCGCGCTGACGAGACCGCCGACACCTCCGCCCGTCAGGCTGCCCTGAACGCGGCCGGTGGCAGCATCGTCGCCACTGCCCTCGGCCTGACCGGCATCCCCTACGTCTACGGTGGCGAGTCCGTCAACGGTCTCGACTGCTCCGGCCTGGTCAAGTACGCGTACGCGGCTGCCGGCATCCCCCTGCCGCACTCCTCGTCCGCTCAGACCGCTGGTGGCACCATCGTGTCCGACCCGCAGCCCGGCGACATCGTGTCCTACCCCGGCCACGTCGCCATCTACATCGGCGGCGGCCAGATGGTCGAGGCCACGGTGCCCGGCCGTCTCTCCCAGGTCTCGCCGGTCCGCCCTGGCGCCACCTACGTGCGCTACTGA
- the serC gene encoding phosphoserine transaminase, which produces MVAFPDIPQALLPTDGRFGCGPSKVRAAQLEALSSPLLMGTSHRATPVRDVVASLKDGLRTLLSVPSDYEVVLGNGGASAFWDVACACLISSRAEFGSWGAFGAKFASEAARAPHLTTPLIDEAAHGSLVTVSPRGASEGVDVYAYPHNETSTGVTSPVYRVEVPDALTLVDGTSIAGAAPVDLTQVDAYYFSLQKALGSDGGLWVALLSPAAVERARRVEESADGRWVPQFLSLSAAIDNSRKDQTLNTPALATIIMAERQVRWLLKRGGMDAVSAHCAQASSLIYDWAEANLAARPFVDNPAWRSPVTATIEIDEAVSTSELAAHLRARGIVDIGAYRGVGANQLRIGTWPSVEVEDVEALLACIDYCLERVL; this is translated from the coding sequence ATGGTGGCTTTCCCCGACATCCCCCAGGCCCTCCTCCCCACTGACGGACGCTTCGGCTGCGGCCCCTCCAAGGTGCGCGCCGCACAGCTCGAGGCGCTCTCCTCCCCTCTCCTCATGGGTACCTCCCACCGCGCAACGCCTGTGCGCGACGTGGTCGCCTCGCTGAAGGACGGACTACGCACCCTTCTGTCGGTCCCCAGCGACTACGAGGTCGTCCTGGGCAACGGCGGCGCCTCCGCATTCTGGGACGTGGCCTGCGCGTGCCTCATCTCTTCTCGCGCGGAGTTCGGCTCCTGGGGCGCATTTGGCGCGAAGTTCGCCTCCGAGGCGGCCCGCGCGCCCCACCTCACTACCCCCCTCATCGACGAGGCCGCGCACGGTTCTCTCGTTACCGTGTCCCCACGCGGGGCTTCAGAGGGCGTCGACGTCTACGCCTACCCCCACAACGAGACCTCCACCGGCGTCACCTCTCCCGTCTACCGGGTCGAGGTACCCGACGCGCTCACCCTCGTGGACGGCACGTCGATCGCGGGGGCCGCACCCGTCGACCTGACCCAGGTCGACGCCTACTACTTCTCCCTCCAAAAGGCCCTCGGGTCCGACGGTGGCCTGTGGGTCGCACTCCTCTCCCCCGCCGCCGTCGAGCGCGCCCGCCGCGTCGAGGAGAGCGCCGACGGACGCTGGGTCCCGCAGTTCCTCTCCCTGTCCGCAGCCATCGACAACTCGCGCAAGGACCAGACCCTCAACACTCCCGCGCTCGCAACAATCATCATGGCGGAGCGCCAGGTCCGCTGGCTCCTCAAGCGCGGCGGGATGGACGCGGTGAGCGCCCACTGCGCCCAGGCCTCGTCCCTCATCTACGACTGGGCCGAAGCGAATCTGGCCGCACGCCCCTTCGTGGACAACCCGGCGTGGCGCTCCCCCGTGACCGCCACGATCGAGATCGACGAGGCCGTCAGCACCTCTGAGCTGGCCGCGCACCTGCGCGCACGAGGGATCGTCGATATCGGCGCCTACCGCGGCGTGGGCGCCAACCAGCTGCGCATCGGAACGTGGCCGAGCGTGGAGGTCGAGGACGTGGAGGCCCTCCTCGCCTGCATCGACTACTGCCTGGAGCGCGTGCTCTAA
- a CDS encoding MFS transporter → MSATFASMRYVNYRYWFVASLIASTGVWLQRVAQDWYVLTVLTDHDASQVGVVTALQFLPIILFSAWAGVLADRVPGRRLLQCTQTGVGLVSLIIGIVVLTGTGELWHQYILAFISGTISAVDTPARQAFVGELVPQDKMANAVALNATAFHTARLIGPASAGFFIDWWGIGPVFIIDAVMFMAPVIALALMRGDRLYPRTLVPRARGQLRESVVYVHSRTDIRIILALIFVVSALGMNFQMTSALMATTVFGKAAGSFGILSTFMAFGSILGSTGAARRAPRLRTILMGAAFYGTAEILLGLSPSYWWFALLSIPTGFGMLTMNTSANALVQTRTDPDKRGRVMALYSLVFLGATPIGSPLVGWVGTMFGARWSILVGGIASLGIALICGAWAMIHWKGRVVRRCSFPWVGIEADSSVDAPRRSVDPI, encoded by the coding sequence ATGTCGGCAACGTTTGCATCCATGCGCTACGTGAACTACCGGTACTGGTTCGTCGCCTCGCTCATTGCGTCGACGGGCGTGTGGCTTCAGCGCGTCGCCCAGGACTGGTACGTGCTGACGGTTCTCACCGATCACGATGCCTCGCAGGTTGGCGTGGTCACCGCTCTGCAGTTCCTGCCGATCATCCTGTTTTCGGCGTGGGCGGGGGTCCTCGCGGATCGCGTCCCCGGGCGCCGCCTCCTGCAGTGCACGCAGACGGGGGTCGGTCTCGTCTCCCTCATCATCGGCATCGTGGTTCTAACGGGGACGGGCGAGCTCTGGCACCAGTACATCCTGGCGTTCATCTCGGGGACTATCTCCGCCGTCGATACCCCGGCGCGCCAGGCCTTCGTGGGCGAGCTCGTGCCTCAGGACAAGATGGCGAACGCCGTTGCCCTGAACGCCACGGCCTTCCATACCGCGCGCCTCATCGGCCCGGCCTCCGCGGGCTTCTTCATCGACTGGTGGGGGATCGGCCCGGTGTTCATCATCGATGCGGTCATGTTCATGGCCCCCGTCATCGCGCTGGCCCTCATGCGCGGTGACCGACTGTATCCGCGCACGCTCGTGCCGCGCGCCCGCGGCCAGCTGCGCGAGTCCGTCGTCTACGTGCACAGCCGCACCGACATTCGCATCATCCTCGCGCTGATCTTCGTTGTGAGCGCGCTTGGCATGAACTTCCAGATGACGAGCGCTCTCATGGCGACGACGGTGTTCGGGAAGGCCGCCGGATCTTTTGGCATTCTCTCGACCTTCATGGCCTTCGGTTCGATTCTCGGATCCACGGGAGCGGCGCGCCGCGCTCCTCGCCTGCGCACGATTCTCATGGGTGCCGCCTTCTACGGGACCGCCGAGATCTTGCTGGGTCTATCGCCCTCGTACTGGTGGTTTGCCCTCCTGTCGATTCCCACGGGCTTTGGCATGCTGACGATGAATACGAGTGCGAACGCCCTCGTACAGACGCGCACCGATCCCGACAAGCGCGGGCGCGTCATGGCCCTGTATTCCCTCGTTTTCCTGGGTGCGACACCGATCGGCTCGCCGCTCGTCGGCTGGGTGGGGACCATGTTTGGGGCGCGCTGGTCGATCCTGGTCGGCGGCATCGCCTCCCTCGGCATCGCGCTCATCTGCGGAGCGTGGGCGATGATCCACTGGAAGGGGCGCGTCGTGCGCCGCTGCTCGTTCCCGTGGGTGGGCATCGAGGCGGATTCCTCCGTGGACGCGCCGCGCCGTTCGGTCGACCCGATCTGA
- a CDS encoding DUF3027 domain-containing protein → MPKTNARLRAVKKDAVLEAAVDVARAGAEAVAHPRPVGEHVGFEMVSERLATHYFASTDAGYVGWCWAVTIARVPRGRVATVCEVDMTPGEGALLAPEWVPWEDRLRPSDISRDDVLPYKADDERLVQSFEDTSVDPDLPVVRELGLGRVRVLSPEGHSQAAKRWYESERGPKSGRRPRNTCSTCGFLVKMGGDMRTMFGVCANEWATDDGAVVSLDHTCGSHSETDVPKNGTAWPVRPSRVNEGALDAEPMPRASNEAKKDEAVVGEVISAQAEAPTGEEQEG, encoded by the coding sequence ATGCCTAAGACTAATGCCCGCCTGCGGGCAGTGAAGAAGGACGCCGTCCTCGAGGCCGCCGTCGACGTCGCGCGCGCCGGTGCCGAGGCCGTCGCGCACCCGCGTCCCGTCGGCGAGCACGTCGGATTCGAGATGGTGTCGGAGCGCCTGGCTACCCACTATTTCGCGTCGACTGACGCGGGTTACGTGGGCTGGTGCTGGGCCGTGACCATCGCCCGCGTGCCGCGCGGACGCGTCGCCACCGTGTGTGAAGTCGATATGACCCCTGGTGAGGGTGCGCTTCTGGCCCCCGAGTGGGTTCCGTGGGAGGATCGCCTGCGTCCCTCGGATATTTCTCGCGACGACGTCCTGCCGTACAAGGCGGACGATGAGCGTCTCGTGCAGAGCTTCGAGGATACGAGCGTGGACCCGGACCTGCCGGTCGTGCGAGAGCTCGGCTTAGGGAGGGTGCGCGTCCTCTCGCCGGAAGGGCACAGCCAGGCCGCGAAGCGCTGGTACGAGTCGGAACGCGGCCCGAAGTCCGGGCGTCGCCCGCGTAACACGTGTTCGACGTGTGGCTTCCTCGTGAAGATGGGCGGGGACATGCGCACGATGTTTGGCGTGTGTGCGAACGAGTGGGCGACCGACGACGGTGCCGTGGTCTCTTTGGACCACACGTGCGGCTCTCACTCGGAGACCGACGTGCCCAAGAACGGCACCGCGTGGCCCGTGCGTCCCTCGCGAGTGAACGAAGGGGCGCTCGACGCCGAGCCGATGCCGCGCGCATCGAACGAGGCGAAGAAGGACGAGGCCGTGGTCGGCGAAGTGATATCCGCCCAGGCCGAGGCCCCGACGGGTGAGGAACAGGAAGGCTGA
- a CDS encoding metal-dependent transcriptional regulator produces MADLIDTTEMYLKTILELEEDGVTPLRARIVDRLGHSGPTVSQTVARMERDGLLHVMGDRRLELTDTGRAHATEVLRKHRLAERLLLDVIGMDWAQVHDEACRWEHVMSDAVEARLEELLSNTCVDPYGNPMPGCAPLEGAYSAELAVRSLEAGALTLARIGEPIQADAELLASFDELGLRPGARVGLSAHGDVVRVAALDEAGEVRGYLTIPMALAAHLFVRGE; encoded by the coding sequence ATGGCAGACCTGATCGACACCACAGAGATGTACCTCAAGACCATCCTCGAGCTCGAGGAGGATGGGGTCACCCCCTTGCGTGCGCGCATCGTCGACCGCCTGGGGCACTCCGGGCCGACGGTCTCGCAGACGGTCGCGCGCATGGAGCGCGACGGGCTGTTGCACGTCATGGGCGATCGTCGCCTCGAGCTGACTGACACTGGCCGGGCACACGCCACCGAGGTGCTGCGTAAGCATCGCCTGGCCGAGCGCCTCCTCCTCGACGTGATCGGTATGGACTGGGCGCAGGTGCACGACGAGGCGTGCCGCTGGGAGCATGTGATGAGCGACGCCGTCGAGGCGCGCCTGGAGGAGCTGCTCAGCAATACCTGCGTGGACCCCTACGGCAACCCTATGCCCGGCTGTGCGCCGCTGGAGGGCGCCTATTCTGCTGAGCTGGCGGTGCGTTCGCTTGAGGCGGGTGCCCTCACGCTGGCGCGCATTGGCGAGCCGATTCAGGCGGATGCGGAGCTGCTTGCCTCCTTTGATGAGCTGGGCCTGCGTCCGGGCGCTCGCGTGGGGCTTTCGGCGCACGGTGACGTCGTGCGTGTCGCCGCTCTCGACGAGGCCGGCGAGGTTCGCGGTTACCTGACGATTCCGATGGCGCTGGCCGCGCACCTTTTCGTGCGGGGTGAGTGA
- a CDS encoding cold-shock protein: protein MPTGKVRFFDAERGFGFIAGDDGADVFLHSSALPADHANPRVGARVEYSVADGRKGPQALSVRFLKETASVARAKRRKPQAMVPVVEDLIKLLDSSSAALRRGSYPDNATKIAKVLRAVAEEFDA, encoded by the coding sequence ATGCCCACCGGTAAAGTGAGGTTCTTCGACGCAGAACGCGGTTTTGGCTTCATTGCGGGAGATGACGGCGCTGATGTCTTCCTCCACTCGTCCGCGCTGCCGGCCGACCACGCTAACCCGCGAGTGGGTGCTCGCGTGGAGTATTCGGTGGCCGACGGACGAAAGGGACCGCAGGCTCTGAGCGTGCGTTTCCTGAAGGAGACAGCTTCCGTTGCCCGAGCCAAGCGCCGCAAGCCGCAGGCGATGGTGCCCGTCGTCGAGGATCTGATTAAGCTCCTCGACTCCTCGAGCGCCGCGCTGCGCCGCGGTTCCTACCCGGACAACGCAACCAAGATCGCGAAGGTGCTGCGCGCCGTCGCAGAGGAATTTGATGCCTAA
- a CDS encoding universal stress protein, with translation MSSTEVILVGVDGSTESLAAVKWAADRGARTGARIHCLCTYALASYSAAALDGGYAVLDDEALKAGAEQVVEEAKALARERGATHVSGSTEPGDPAGVLIDFSAEVDMIVVGSRGGGGFADRLLGTVSSALPAHSKCPVVVVPRHTSGKKFTPVERVVVGIDGTDQPSCALKRAIGEARLWDARLTAVSAVPIAVGPSVMTWTPTGVDHSALLAQVREGMDTAIAAALDGDDLHVSRHALDGSAASLLIEFSTAVDLVVVGTRGRGGLAGVLLGSTSQTVLGHSTCPVMIVPSAHLGDAGTAVHTEWERR, from the coding sequence ATGAGTTCTACCGAAGTCATTCTGGTCGGTGTCGATGGCTCGACGGAGAGCCTTGCCGCCGTCAAATGGGCCGCTGATCGCGGCGCGCGCACCGGAGCGCGCATCCATTGCCTGTGTACCTACGCGCTGGCCTCGTACTCTGCTGCCGCTTTGGACGGCGGATACGCCGTTCTCGACGATGAGGCCCTGAAGGCGGGCGCCGAACAGGTTGTCGAGGAGGCAAAGGCCCTGGCACGCGAACGCGGAGCGACGCATGTCTCGGGTTCGACCGAGCCCGGAGACCCGGCGGGGGTGCTCATCGACTTTTCCGCTGAGGTGGACATGATCGTCGTTGGTTCCCGCGGCGGCGGCGGATTCGCTGATCGTCTCCTCGGTACCGTTTCGTCGGCTCTGCCCGCGCACTCGAAGTGCCCCGTCGTCGTTGTACCCCGCCACACCTCGGGCAAGAAGTTCACGCCCGTCGAGCGCGTCGTCGTTGGTATCGACGGCACCGATCAGCCCTCGTGCGCGCTCAAGCGCGCGATCGGCGAGGCCCGCCTGTGGGATGCGCGCCTGACCGCGGTGTCCGCCGTGCCGATCGCGGTGGGCCCGTCCGTCATGACGTGGACCCCCACGGGCGTCGATCACTCGGCCCTGCTCGCGCAGGTGCGCGAGGGAATGGATACTGCGATCGCCGCCGCCCTGGACGGCGATGACTTGCACGTCTCCCGCCACGCCCTCGACGGCTCAGCGGCTTCTCTGCTCATCGAGTTCTCCACCGCGGTCGACCTGGTCGTCGTCGGTACCCGCGGACGCGGAGGGCTGGCCGGCGTGCTTCTCGGTTCGACGTCGCAGACGGTGCTCGGGCACTCGACCTGCCCGGTTATGATCGTTCCCTCCGCCCACCTTGGGGATGCGGGAACGGCCGTGCACACCGAATGGGAGCGCCGCTAA
- a CDS encoding TPM domain-containing protein: MSRIQRLVVAAIMMVAMLISGAPAFATEPLTTSTSITDPEGWLDKENRARIDDYIHRAEVQGFEVRVAIVPNFSNVNPPDWCSRSLANSADSVSDILYVVAYEERSDIYCTRGNPTQKYLLTIAHKAAQRAFKTDPLTPEDAAEAAVSFISSLQNMGYGEYAHRAELNTASQKSASSETAASDDYESVVSIVILLILTGATTVWGLSRRRAQLEKADDTSEVNPPLHTPVRREALRAAAEAHRRLLEAEEQVRAAEEDWNFARAQFGSAAAEEYGRRLEAAKEAIARGFDTHKQIEQTPDSHTKQRLATTITEDLDKNLPPLQDARKEFEAQREKRSSLPKQLADARERLVEELADLERSKEELFSIAGLYPESMLASLQDNPQRAAQLLESAQTALETTSAHLDTDPTRAASALDTAQRALTMANAQTGAIFSAKTDLDAFHERLTASIGSVSTAVSDVKRLDSSNAFSPLLDEADAAIARGQRALVSDEDPLGALENLRDMELRMEAILTTLTTQ; the protein is encoded by the coding sequence GTGTCACGGATCCAACGCCTGGTTGTCGCAGCCATCATGATGGTTGCGATGCTGATTAGCGGTGCACCAGCGTTCGCGACCGAGCCGCTCACCACATCAACCTCTATTACCGACCCTGAAGGGTGGCTCGACAAAGAAAACCGGGCGCGCATCGACGATTACATCCACCGTGCTGAAGTACAGGGCTTCGAGGTACGCGTCGCCATCGTACCCAACTTTTCTAATGTCAACCCTCCTGATTGGTGTTCGCGGAGCTTAGCTAATTCCGCTGACTCGGTGAGTGACATCCTCTACGTCGTTGCTTACGAGGAGAGAAGTGATATCTACTGCACCCGTGGCAACCCAACCCAGAAATATCTACTCACGATCGCTCATAAGGCGGCACAGCGCGCATTCAAAACCGATCCCCTAACGCCCGAGGACGCAGCAGAAGCAGCAGTATCTTTCATCTCAAGCCTCCAAAACATGGGATACGGGGAATACGCCCACCGCGCCGAACTCAACACAGCCTCCCAGAAGAGCGCGTCCTCGGAGACTGCAGCCTCTGACGATTACGAATCTGTAGTTTCTATCGTAATTCTTCTTATTCTCACGGGTGCCACAACAGTGTGGGGACTATCGAGACGACGTGCACAACTCGAGAAGGCGGATGATACATCCGAGGTGAACCCCCCTCTCCACACCCCTGTGAGGCGCGAGGCCCTGAGGGCCGCAGCGGAAGCACACCGGCGCTTGTTGGAGGCCGAGGAACAGGTGCGCGCCGCGGAGGAGGACTGGAACTTCGCTCGCGCCCAGTTCGGTAGTGCTGCGGCTGAGGAGTACGGACGTCGCCTCGAGGCAGCGAAGGAAGCTATTGCGCGCGGCTTCGACACCCACAAACAGATCGAGCAGACCCCTGATTCTCACACCAAGCAACGCCTCGCCACAACGATCACGGAGGATCTCGACAAGAACCTTCCGCCCCTGCAGGATGCTCGCAAGGAGTTTGAGGCACAACGCGAGAAGCGGTCATCGCTTCCCAAGCAGCTCGCCGATGCTCGCGAACGCCTCGTCGAGGAGCTCGCCGATCTGGAGCGCTCGAAGGAAGAACTCTTCAGTATCGCAGGCCTCTATCCTGAGTCCATGCTCGCTTCGCTCCAGGACAATCCGCAGCGCGCGGCACAACTGCTGGAGTCCGCTCAAACTGCACTGGAGACCACGAGCGCACATCTCGACACCGATCCCACCCGCGCAGCCTCCGCGCTGGATACCGCCCAGCGTGCACTGACCATGGCCAATGCGCAGACAGGTGCGATCTTCTCTGCGAAGACCGATCTTGACGCATTCCACGAGAGGCTCACCGCTTCCATCGGTTCCGTTTCTACCGCTGTGTCGGACGTGAAGCGGCTCGATTCCTCCAACGCCTTCTCTCCCCTTCTGGACGAGGCCGACGCCGCCATCGCCAGGGGACAGCGTGCGCTGGTCAGCGACGAGGACCCCCTCGGCGCGCTCGAGAACCTTCGCGACATGGAGCTCCGAATGGAAGCGATCCTCACTACTCTCACGACTCAGTAA
- a CDS encoding NCS2 family permease, translating into MSTQEKTAPSHGGFAQSLDSFFQISKRGSTISHEIRGGIVTFFAMAYILVVNPAILGNAVPEDGSITTQGIAAGTALVAGIMTILMGVVANYPLALAAGLGLNAVVAFTLVLGAGLSYGEAMGIIAWEGILIFLLVLTGFREAVFRAVPAALKTAITVGLGLFVALIGLVNAGIVRTGATPVQFGISGSLDGWPALVFVFGLFLMMILYVRKVKGAVLISIIASTILAVIVQAFAHIDRISDTNPTGWGQTVPELKGSPIAVPVFDTLGKVDLFGGFGKLGVVSVILLVFSLMLADFFDTMGTMVAVGAEGNLLDKDGNPPKTRQILIIDSLAAVAGGVGGVSSNTSYVESASGVAEGARTGLASVVTGILFLLSTFLAPLVELVPTEAASTALVFVGFLMMTQVTGIDWDSEEVAIPAFMTIAFMPFGYSVSVGIGVGFVTYAVIQLVKGKAAKVHPLMWLVAGLFVIYFLMGPIQRLLGVG; encoded by the coding sequence GTGAGCACACAAGAAAAGACCGCCCCGTCCCACGGCGGCTTCGCACAGTCACTTGATTCGTTCTTCCAGATTTCCAAGCGCGGCTCGACTATTAGTCACGAAATCCGCGGTGGAATTGTCACCTTCTTCGCGATGGCATACATCCTGGTCGTCAACCCGGCGATCCTGGGTAATGCCGTTCCCGAAGACGGCTCCATCACGACCCAGGGCATCGCAGCCGGCACCGCGCTCGTCGCGGGCATCATGACGATCCTCATGGGTGTTGTCGCGAACTACCCCCTGGCGCTCGCCGCAGGCCTCGGCCTCAACGCGGTCGTCGCCTTTACCCTGGTCCTCGGTGCCGGCCTCAGCTACGGCGAGGCCATGGGCATCATCGCCTGGGAAGGTATCCTCATCTTCCTGCTCGTCCTCACGGGCTTCCGTGAGGCCGTTTTCCGTGCGGTTCCCGCCGCCCTTAAGACCGCCATCACGGTGGGCCTGGGCCTCTTCGTGGCCCTCATCGGCCTCGTGAACGCGGGCATCGTGCGCACCGGCGCGACCCCCGTCCAGTTTGGCATCTCGGGCTCGCTCGACGGCTGGCCGGCCCTCGTCTTCGTGTTCGGCCTGTTCCTCATGATGATCCTCTACGTGCGCAAGGTGAAGGGCGCGGTGCTGATCTCGATCATCGCCTCCACGATCCTCGCAGTCATTGTTCAGGCCTTCGCCCACATCGACCGCATCTCCGATACCAACCCGACCGGCTGGGGCCAGACCGTCCCCGAGCTCAAGGGTTCCCCGATCGCGGTTCCTGTCTTCGACACGCTCGGCAAGGTGGATCTGTTCGGCGGCTTCGGCAAGCTCGGCGTCGTCTCCGTGATCCTGCTGGTCTTCTCGCTCATGCTCGCGGACTTCTTCGACACGATGGGCACCATGGTGGCCGTCGGCGCGGAGGGTAACCTGCTGGACAAGGACGGCAACCCCCCCAAGACCCGCCAGATCCTGATCATCGACTCCCTGGCCGCGGTGGCCGGCGGCGTCGGCGGCGTCTCCTCGAACACCTCTTACGTTGAGTCCGCCTCGGGTGTCGCCGAGGGTGCTCGCACCGGCCTGGCCTCCGTGGTCACCGGCATCCTGTTCCTGCTGTCGACCTTCCTGGCGCCCCTCGTCGAGCTGGTCCCGACCGAGGCGGCCTCCACGGCCCTCGTGTTCGTCGGCTTCCTCATGATGACCCAGGTGACCGGCATCGACTGGGATTCCGAGGAAGTTGCGATCCCCGCCTTCATGACGATCGCCTTTATGCCCTTCGGTTACTCCGTGTCCGTCGGCATCGGTGTGGGCTTCGTGACCTACGCGGTCATCCAGCTCGTCAAGGGCAAGGCCGCCAAGGTGCACCCGCTCATGTGGCTGGTCGCCGGTCTGTTCGTCATCTACTTCCTGATGGGTCCGATCCAGCGCCTCCTCGGCGTCGGCTGA
- a CDS encoding DMT family transporter codes for MRNALGYLVTVVAALCWGASGVSADYLMEHHGIELTLISFFRMFVSGILALAYVLARSRGVSARHRELVSTPRNWRDLVIYAVFGLAACQITYMGVIRASNAGTGTVLEYLGLILIVVWVCLTHRRWPRASEVIAIVLAVTGTFLLCTHGSLDSLVITPTALAWGAVAALTLATYTLLPARLIAAYGADVVVAYGLLIAGACVGLVGRVWRFDITWTPDVVLAMFITVVLGTAVASTAFLWGVDRIGPVKASLIGSLEPIAATAFSALIMGSNYTAIDIVGMALIIGAVVTISVVDLLRARRVTQ; via the coding sequence ATGCGCAACGCTCTCGGGTATCTCGTGACCGTCGTCGCCGCCCTGTGTTGGGGCGCCTCCGGTGTCTCCGCCGACTACCTCATGGAGCATCACGGTATCGAGCTGACCCTCATCAGCTTCTTCCGCATGTTCGTCTCGGGCATTCTCGCCCTCGCCTACGTTCTCGCGCGCTCGCGCGGGGTCTCCGCTCGTCATCGAGAATTGGTGTCCACACCTCGCAACTGGCGTGACCTCGTGATCTACGCGGTTTTTGGGCTCGCGGCCTGTCAGATCACCTACATGGGGGTAATTCGCGCGTCGAACGCGGGCACCGGCACCGTCCTTGAGTACCTGGGTCTCATCCTCATCGTCGTTTGGGTGTGCCTCACCCACAGGCGATGGCCGCGTGCCTCCGAGGTGATCGCCATCGTCCTCGCCGTGACCGGCACCTTCCTGCTGTGCACGCACGGGTCGCTGGACTCCCTCGTCATTACGCCCACTGCCCTCGCCTGGGGTGCCGTCGCCGCGCTCACGCTGGCGACATACACGCTGCTTCCCGCTCGGCTCATTGCGGCCTATGGCGCGGACGTCGTCGTGGCATACGGCCTGCTGATCGCGGGTGCGTGCGTCGGCCTGGTCGGTCGAGTGTGGCGATTCGACATCACCTGGACGCCCGACGTCGTGCTCGCCATGTTCATCACCGTCGTCCTCGGCACCGCCGTCGCCTCCACCGCCTTCCTGTGGGGCGTGGACCGCATTGGGCCCGTCAAGGCCTCGCTCATCGGGAGCCTCGAGCCCATCGCCGCGACCGCCTTTTCCGCTCTCATCATGGGAAGCAACTACACGGCGATCGACATCGTCGGCATGGCCCTCATCATCGGCGCGGTTGTGACGATTTCCGTTGTCGACCTCCTCCGGGCGCGCCGCGTCACACAATAG